Below is a window of Ferrimicrobium sp. DNA.
AATCCTGCGGTTTCGCTCAACGCTACCTATTATGAGGGGCAGCGCGTCGTCTACGGGCGCCACTCCAACTCCACTTGGGAGGCCCTTGAGACCCTGATTGGCGAGCTCGAAGGGGGTACTGGCGTATCGTTCGCCTCTGGGCAGGCGGCGATGTTTGCCTCGTCTCTCTTGGCCGAAGGTCGGCTCGTGATCTCAGAGGACACTTACGTTGGTTCTCGCGATCTGGCCAAGTTTATGATCGGGCGTGACCTCAAGCAGTGTACGACCATCAGTGAGTCGGCACTGAGAGAGCCAACCACCATCGATAACCTTGGGCCTGGCGACGTGTTGATGATTGAGTCGCCATCGAACCCGTTGCTCGTCACCTACGACATTGCTGCTCTTGCCAAGGCCGCACACGATCACGGGGCACTGCTCGCTGTTGACAACACGGTTGCCACGCCGGTGTTGCAAAATCCCCTCAGCCTTGGGGCGGACATCGTCGTTCATTCGGCGACCAAGTTCATCTCTGGGCACTCCGATGTCCTTGCCGGGCTCGTGATCGTCGGGGATGAAGCCCTCGCAGAGCGACTATATGAGGTACGGGCGGTGGTTGGATCGGTTATTGGGCCGGTTGAGGCCTATCTCAGTTTCCGGGGCGCCAAGACGCTTGGCGTACGCGTCAAGCACGCGAGTGAGTCCGCTGCGCAGCTCGCGGACAACCTGGTCGAGCGTCTCGGGAGCGACGCGGTCTGTTATCCAGGCTTTGACGATACCCTGGTCGGGCCGGGACGACAACAAAGTGCCGGTGGGGCACTGCTCTCCCTGATTCTTGGCAGTGCTAAGGAGGCTGACCGGTTCGTCGGTGAGCTTAGGGTGTTTCATCACGCGACCTCGCTCGGTGGTGTTGAGAGCCTGGCGGAGCGACGGTCCAAGTATGTGGGTGAGGAGCGACTGCCGGCCGGACTGGTGCGCCTCAGCGTGGGCCTTGAGTCGCCCGACGATCTTTGGGCCGATATCGATCACGCTCTGAGCGTTGCCACCAGACCCTGAGGGTTTGACTAAAGCCTGAACGTAGCAACCAAGCCTTGGGCTCAGCCATCAGGCAGTGGACGTAGCCCCATCAGGCCGGGAACGCAACCATCAGGGCCCTGAATGCAGCACAACCTAACCTTGGGTGCAGCCCCACCAAATCCTCGAGCGGTTGAATGAGTTTGGACGGGGGTGTCGAGGCCGTAGCGTTGTTGATCATCGTCGATTCCCAACAGTGACCAACGCTTAGGAATGTGCCAAGGTGTTCGTTCGGCGTGTTCGTTCAGCGTCGGTGACGATGTTCCCACTCAAGGCAGCGACGGTGCCAGTGGCGTCGTAGCTCGACGTTGTCGATTGGCACCACGACAAAATGGGCGGTACCAGGGCGAATCTCTCCATTGCATCCTGGGCACAGGTAGGACTTGTTGGCCTGATACGGCTGAAGCAGTCGAACGTGTGCCGGTGCGTGAGTGATGGGGTCGATGTCGTTCATGGCCATGGGTGGCGTCGCGCGCTAGAAGTTGGTTAGCGTGGAGCCAATGCTGGGGTCAGACAGCGCGGCTACCTGCGCGATGACCTCGAGGTCGATAGCCTCGGTGAGCGACGGTGCGGCCCGATTCAGGATCGATTTGGTGAGTGCGAGGGCGGTCGGGGACCGTGTCGCGAGCTGCTCGGCCCATGCTAGGGCGTCGGCTTGGACGCGGTCGTCGTCGACCACACGGTTGACGAGCCCCCAATCTATCAACTCATCGCCGACGAGGCGGGTGGCGAAGAAGGCGAGCTCCTTGGCACGATGGAGGCCGATGCGTTGGATCAAGAGTGCGGAGCCACCGTAGTCGAGCGTGAGACCCCGATCAATGAAGATCTCGCTCACCATCGCCGAGCGGCCTGCGATCGCGAGATCACACGCGAGGGCAAGGTTAAGACCTGCGCCAACGGCCACGCCATTGATCGCAGCGATCGTTGGTTTGGCGACCTGGGCCAACGTCCTCGCACAGTGATGAATCCGCCCCAGGTGACCGAGGGGGTTGCGCTCATAGTCGGCCAGTGATTTGAGGTCCGCGCCGGCGCTGAAGCTGTCGTCGGTCCCAGTAAGCACGATCACGCGTACGTTTGGATCCTGGTCGGCCAAAAGCAGTTGGCTGGCCAAATCGTCGAAGTCCTCGAGCCGAAGCGCGTTCTTCTTCTCTGGGCGATTGATGGTCAGTACTGCGGTCGTGTCGTGGTCGACTCGCTCGATGACACCCACGGGTTAGCTCTTGCGGATCGAGATGGGTACGTACCCACCAGTGCCGAGGCGGGCGCTTGCTTCAAAATCGATGGAGGTGTCGATGTCTCCATCCACACTCGTGACCCAGGGGAGCTTGGCCTTCAAGATGCGCTCGACGCCGAGCTTGACGGTCGTCGTCGAGATGGCACAGCTCGAACAGGCCCCGGAGAGTCCGACCACGACCTTGCCGGTCTCCGTGTCAACGGAAGCCAGATAGAGGTCGCCGCCGTCGGCTTGGACGGCTGGGCGCAACTTGGCGAGCAACGCCTCAAGCTGGGCCTTTCGCTCGTCGGCGGCATTCGTCACGGAGAGACTCATCAGTGCTCGTATCGCTTGAACGAGGCGGCAATCTCGTCTTGTGCCTGGCCGAGATCGCGCCAGCCCTCGATGGTCACCGACTTGCCTGGCTCAAGATCCTTGTAGTGGCCGAAGAAGTGCTCCACCTCATCGCGGATGTGAGTCGGGATATCGTCAAGCTTTTGGTAGCGTTCGTAGCGGACATCTTTGGCCGGCACGCCGAGGATCTTGACATCACGGCCGTTCTCGTCGGACATGATGAAGCAGGCAACCGGGCGGGTTTTGACGTGACACCCCGGGAAGGTCGGTACGTCGACGAGCAAGAGGATGTCGAGTGGATCGCCGTCTTCGCCCAGCGTGTCATCGATGTAGCCATAGTCAAGTGGATAGCTCATCGGCGTAAAGAGGGTGCGATCCAACCAAACGGCTCCGGTCTCGTGGTCGACTTCGTACTTATTCTTGGATCCTCGTGGGATCTCGATAACCGCTGTGATCGGGTCCATCGCTTCTACTCCTTCATTGAGGTACCCCATTATTCTACCTGCCCTGATAGGCTGGTAGACAAATCACTCTATGCCTACAAAGCGTTTACCTTCACTGCTGCTAGCCGTCGTCGCCGGTGTGGGTGTCGCGAACACGTATTACCTGCAGCCTTTGCTGCACGTCGTCTCTGTGTCGCTGCACCTCTCTGGTGGTAACGCCGGTTTTCTGATCACCGTCACCCAGGCGGGGTTCGTCGTTGGCCTTGCCGTGTTGCTGCCGTTGGGCGACCGTTTCGACCGCCGCTTTTTGATCGTATTGACACTGTTGTTGGCTGGGATCTTTGATCTTGGAGCTGGACTTGTCACTGGCACGATTCCGCTTGGGGCGTCGCTAATCGGAGTTGGGATCTTCTCGGTGGTGGCACAGTTGGCCGTCACCTACGTTGCGGCCGCGGCCCCAATTGAGACTCGTTCCTCAGAGATCGCGAAGGTGATGGCCGGCCTGTTGGCGGGTATCGTCCTGGCGCGCACCTACTCGGGAGCCCTCTCCGATCTCGCTGGTTATCACAGCGTGTTCTTGGTCGCAGCGGGGGCGTCGGTGGTGCTCGCGATCATCGTCTGGGTGCGACTGCCAGTCGAGGAGCCAAAGCATCCGTTGACGGTGGTAGCGATGTGGCGCGATGGCATCAATCTCTTGCGGTCTGAGCCGATTCTGCGGCTTCGTTCTTTTCTTGGCATGTTGAGCTTTGGTTCGTTCTCGATTTTCTGGACCACCATGGCATTTGCTCTCTCGGCGCACCCGTATCACCTCAGTTCAGGGCTGATCGGTCTCTTCGGCTTTGCCGGGCTGGCCGGAGTCTTGTCAGCTCGGGCTGTTGGTGCGCTCGCTGATCGTGGTCATACAGCCCTGACCACGGTGGCGTCGTTTGGGTTGATTGCGCTCTCCTACTTTGCCTTCTATCTGACGCATGACTCTCTGATGATCTTCATCGTCTTGACCGCGACGCTCGACGCCGGTATCCAGGGGGCTCAGCTGTCCAATCAGAGCCTGATCTACCAGCTTGCACCAGGTGCACAAGGGCGCATCACGATGGTCTACATGGTCTTTTACTTTGTAGGTGGCGTACTCGGATCTAGCCTTGCCTCTGTTTTGTATGGGATCGGCGGTTGGGGAGCTGTCACGATCGCGGGTACGATAGCTGGTGTGCTGGGCCTAGTCGTTTGGGGTGTCTTGGCGACCCGTGAACGACGATGGGTGAGTGCGATCGATCATGGCGATGGAGCGATCCAGGCGAGGCAAGAGTGTGACTAAACAAGTACCAGTTGAACAGCTGGCGACCATCGGTCGCCGTATCGAGGCCTTTGTGTTCGATGCGATTGTCGTGTTCTTTGGGAGTTTAATCCTGCAGCTGCTACTCGGTGGGATGGGGGGGCTTGAGAACCCGATCTTTTCCGTCGTTCGGTTGCAGATGGGCGTGGTCGTCTACACCATCAATATCATCTTGATCGTGGCATACTTCGTCGCGTTACGCGCACTCCTTGGGGGTCAGACCCTTGGTGCTCGTGCCGCGCATGTGCGCGTAGTAGCCGTTGAGGGCTATGAACTCGACCCCGTCAATGCGTTCATCAGATTGGTTGTCGCATTCGTCTCTCTGGTCGTCATCTTCCTTGGCTATCTCCCTGCGCTGTTCGATCCCGAGCGAAGAACCCTTCAGGATCGAATCGCTCACACCATCGTGGTCCGCGAATCGATCGGTGGACCTGGGACCGCTGGGGAGTGAAGAGCTTGAGCAGATCCACCTCCGTCATGTTGTGAATACATAGACCTCGCTCATGACCAGGGATGTCTGCCGTGGATTGGGGAATTATTGGCGGGGCAAGGTTGACTTCGCTCCGAGTAAATCATCACAAGGATCACGGTATCGTGGGTGTGCTCTCGCTGGGTCGGTAACTGGTGCCGCCAGCGCGGGACGCTCTCCATCGGTGGCATCGTTGACAGGAGCCGAGTACGCAATGGCGAAGGGATTGTGTGAACGTGAGCGCCGACATGATCAGGTCATGGCCGCGCAGTTACGAGGAGCCTTTGAGTCTGAGCGGCCTTCGGTGCTGTGAGGCTAGCACCGTCAGGAGGCCGATGCTGGCAAAGAATCCGCACACGATCGATCGTGTAGGAGATGATGGTGGCACCGGACTTACGCCGCTGTTGTCAATAGGTCCTCCGTTCGTCGGTTCTCTTCCCAACCGACATGGCATCCGTTGGCATCGGTTTCTAGCGACACAACCTCGTATCACATGGAGGTGGGATACGTCTGACACTTGAACGTCGTGACGACTTGTTATACGTCAACATCCAACCATGGCTGTTGTATCGAATGGGGTTACGTGTGTCGCTGGCGGTCAGTGACACTACTGAGGGAGGTTTGCGATATGCGCAGGAGTTCGAGGCGTCATGCCGTCAGAGTTGGGGTAGCCATGCTTGGCCTCGTCGGTCTTGTCGCCGCTGGTGGTAGCACCGCACTCACGTCCTCGACAACGACCTCGGCTACAGCGCCGGTCGTTGCAACGGGTTCAATGGCCAAGGGAGGGTACGAACTCGCCGGAGCTGATGGCGGGGTATTCAACTTTGGTAGCGCCCAATTCCATGGCAACACATACTCCGACGGCCTCACCGGCCTCACCGGAGCGCACCCACTGGCCGCTCCAATCGTCGGCATTGCGGCGACGCCTAATGGTCAGGGCTACTGGTTGGTCGGAGCTGATGGCGGGGTATTTAACTTCGGCGACGCCCCATTCCACGGGAGCACCTATTCGGACGGCGTGACCGGTCTCGGTGGAAGTCATCCCTTGTCCTCGGCAGTAGTTGCAATCGAGTCCACCCAAGATGGCTTAGGGTATCGAGTTGTGACCAAGGCGGGGATGGTTTACGATTTTGGTTCGGCCAACTTTGATGGTGATACCTTCTCGTTAGGTCTTACAGGATTGACCGGTCGCCACCCACTGGCCGCTCCAATCGTCGGCATAGCGCAGTGAGGCATTCAAGGGCCCTAATCTTTTGAAGCGACCACCCGCCCACCGCGGATGGGTCCTTCGTTACCAAGGGTGTGGGCCACGCCTGCACTAGGACGGCCGAGCGTATCAGATGATGGGTGAAGGCGATGTTAGCAGTATTGCGCTCGGGCGCTTGTTTGGCACCTTCAGGGCTCATGTTGGCGACGCTGGTGTGGCTCCATGGCAAGCGGGTGAATTCAAGGGTGGTTTGGACGCTGGCAGATGTGAGTGATGACTGGTGGTCTGCCCAACCGATCGCCAATCGGTGATCCACGCTGGATCCGGCGGCAGCCTCCGTGATCTCGTCTAGCGTAGGATGGATGTCCCCAGGTGATGGTATCTGGGAGTCACTAGTGCGGGAGGAGGCATGACGCTAGTTCACGAGGTCGTTCAAACGGAGATGGAGCTACAGCGTCTTGAGGCCGCCCGGCACGACTCTGCCCTCCGTGATGCTCGTCGAGTGGCCAAGCAGGCTATCGTCGATCTCGAGAAGCAGATCGACATACTGGAGGCGGCCAGCATCGCGGCCACGGCCCGTGCCGAGGAGCTTGCCGGCGAACAGGCTGAGCTCTCCACGAGGCTACGCCGCGTGCGTTCTGCTGATGGGACAAGTGACTACCGGCAAGCCACCCAGATCGAACACGAACTCGAGGTTCTCACGGCGAAACTCGATGCCGTCGAGGAGGCTGAGCTCGAATTGATGGAGCAGTCCGAGGAGCGCCAGACTCGGCTCGGTGTGCTGGCAGAAGAGCTCGCTACCAAGCGCCAAGAGCTAGCGTTGCTCCTGGCCGATCAGGAACGACAACAGTTGATGTTGACCGATGCGATCGAGGCAAAGGCGCAAGAGTTGAATGCGTTGATCGATCAACTCGATGCGACGACGTCGGCCGCCATCCGGGCTGCTCGTGACCGTGGCGCAATTCCAGCGTTAGCATTTGTCCATGGTGGGTATTGCGGCAATTGTCACATGGCGCTCTCGAATGCCCTGCGTGGACGTGTTGTTACCCAGCAGGCGACGCTGCAGCGTTGCGAAGAGTGTGGCGTCCTCCTGGTGGCAGAGGACGAAGGGGATCGATAGGCGGGGTTCTGTCCAGCTTGCGCTTGGGTGATCATCCATCTACGCGGCCTACCACGAGTCATAACGGACGGGCAGCCCTAACTCAAATTTGGCCTTGCTCCGGGTGGGGTTTGCCAAGCCGATTCCGTCACCGGAATCGCTGGTGCGCTCTTACCGCACCGTTTCACCCTTACCTTCCACAACACGCCTCGAGGCATAGTTGGGATGGCGGTCTGTTCTCTGTTGCACTTTCCTGCGAGTCACCTCGACTGGCCGTTAGCCAGCACCCTGCCCTGTGGAGCCCCGACCTTCCTCAGAGCTTGTGCTCCGCGATCACCTGATCCCCTTCGTTGGAGTATTCTAGGGTCGCTGGTTTGCCATGCGGGCCTCTCCTTGGCTAAACTAAGCCACGTGGTACCGAAAGAAAGCGGGGCGTAGTGGACACCGAGATCCATCGAATTCCAAAGCCGATTGCGGCGTTGCTTGTACTGATCGCGGTCATTGTGATCGTGATGATCGGAGGAGCGTTAGCACAGCAGGGGTCGCTGGGTGAGCGATCGTGGCAGTACCCCGCGGTTGGACATACCGTGAACGGATACGCTGGTGCGCCGGTTGGTTCGCCCATCTATCGTCCACAGCAGTAAGTGGTCACGTAGCGCCCTATTGTGTGGTTTGCCCGGAAGGCTAGCTGGCGCTTTGGTGATTTCACCTGTTCGTTGGCTCCTCTTAGGTAAGTAAGACTCCTACACGTCGTGACCCCCACCTGATGATGATGGCTGCATTGAGCCTTCAGGTGCCTGTATCGGGATTGGGGTGGTTCGATCAGTCGCATGAGCTTTATCCGACTGTATTTCGTTATTCGTGTGGGTCTGGCGAAAATTCTGCGTGTTAGTGGTTTTCTTTGGGGACTAATACATCTAAGGCTGGCCGGGGCGTGTTGCCAGATTGCGATCAGTGTCGTGAGTTCTCGGCGATGGTTGGCATACAACCAAATCGACTATGGTATGCGATTCTCTCAATCTGGCGCGTTGGCTGGTTTCAACGTTCGAGGAAAGTCGGAGGGAACGCGATGGCATCGTATCGCGACACCGTCTTGGAACGCAGTTGTCTTAGGGCCACACCGTCTTTAGCATGTTTGTTGGGTCCCCGTGGGAGTGAGGAGACGAAAAATGGGGTCTACCCTGATTAAGGGGACGAACGGTGGGTAGGGATCGACTCTCAGGGTTTACATTTGTGCCACCAGGTATTCGTGATGCCGGTTCATTAACCGGCCGCTCATTCACCCAAGACGATGCGCAACTGCTCTATGATGGGGTGATCGCATCGCAGAGAGAGTTGATTCCATGGATGGCCTGGGCAAGGGGCTATCAATTTGACATGGCGGTAGCGTTCGCACGATATAACACCGTGGTAAAGGGCGCAAAAGTTACCGAGGTCTCTTACGTCGCCTGTGATGACCAGCATCCGTTCTTGGGCTCCTTTGGCCTGCACGCCCGCCTGGGTCCTGGCGAACTTGAAATCGGCTACTGGGTGGATTCACGTTCTACTCGGCGAGGCATCGGCACACAGATGGCAGCCCTCTTGACCGAGGCTGCCTTCACGATTCAGGGGATCGAGGCGGTAGAGATCCATCATGATCGTGCCAACCATGCCTCTGGAGGCATTCCACGAAGACTCGGCTATCAGCGTATCGGATCCCAAGAACGCGAACCAGAGGCTCCAGGCGAAAAGGGCGTCGAAATGCTGTGGCGCATGGAATGCGATGATTGGCCAACTAGCCCCGGCGCCCAGCTGTTGACCAGCATCCGAGAGGGTCCTTAGGTCGCAGCCCACGGCTCGTGACTCCTGATGTGTTGGGTGTTGAACGTTGAGGCCTAACCAGGGACTACACGCTTTGCCAATCACGCATATGTTGTGTACCAATGCGTCACGGGGGCAGATGCCATATTACAACGACATAACACACCCCCATGGCCCAAGGATGACGCCCTAGCCTCCCAAGCCGACATGCTCGGAACCTTGATCATCATTGGATCTGATCGTCGACGACGGTTCGACGGCAGCTATCAGAGAAGTCCTCGATCCCAAGCTGTCGATCGATTCTCCAGGAGCGGCGCCGAGAACACAGTCAGGATTCGTCCTCAATTGGAACAAGGACGTAAACAGCTACTACGCCTGAGCCGCGAACAGTGCTGAACCCCCAGACCCAACAAGAGTATCGGCCCCTCGTTCATGCGATCAACTTCGCCTCAAGGAGTCACTTGCCGTCCTGGCCGTTCACCATCGCTCGTTGGTCGAGCGCTATTCGCCCGTCGGTGGCAACACCTTGTTGCGTGAGTTTTCAGCGTTGGTGGCCTGGTATTCGTTCATCGCTCGAGCAAGCGCTGGGTTGTGTATGGCCAGGATCCGGATGGCGAGGAGGCCCGCGTTGGCCCCATTGTTGATGCCAACCGTAGCTACCGGAACACCTCGGGGCATCTGTACGATCGAGAGGAGCGAGTCAAGACCCTCAAGAGATGCCAAACGGATCGGGACGCCGACGACCGGTAGGACGGTGGCGGATGCAACCATCCCTGGGAGATGAGCAGCACCCCCAGCACCAGCGATGATCACCCGGTAACCGGCCTCGTAG
It encodes the following:
- a CDS encoding PLP-dependent aspartate aminotransferase family protein; translated protein: MDTFTKLQLPVVEDRLHGPNPAVSLNATYYEGQRVVYGRHSNSTWEALETLIGELEGGTGVSFASGQAAMFASSLLAEGRLVISEDTYVGSRDLAKFMIGRDLKQCTTISESALREPTTIDNLGPGDVLMIESPSNPLLVTYDIAALAKAAHDHGALLAVDNTVATPVLQNPLSLGADIVVHSATKFISGHSDVLAGLVIVGDEALAERLYEVRAVVGSVIGPVEAYLSFRGAKTLGVRVKHASESAAQLADNLVERLGSDAVCYPGFDDTLVGPGRQQSAGGALLSLILGSAKEADRFVGELRVFHHATSLGGVESLAERRSKYVGEERLPAGLVRLSVGLESPDDLWADIDHALSVATRP
- a CDS encoding enoyl-CoA hydratase-related protein, encoding MGVIERVDHDTTAVLTINRPEKKNALRLEDFDDLASQLLLADQDPNVRVIVLTGTDDSFSAGADLKSLADYERNPLGHLGRIHHCARTLAQVAKPTIAAINGVAVGAGLNLALACDLAIAGRSAMVSEIFIDRGLTLDYGGSALLIQRIGLHRAKELAFFATRLVGDELIDWGLVNRVVDDDRVQADALAWAEQLATRSPTALALTKSILNRAAPSLTEAIDLEVIAQVAALSDPSIGSTLTNF
- a CDS encoding NifU family protein, whose amino-acid sequence is MSLSVTNAADERKAQLEALLAKLRPAVQADGGDLYLASVDTETGKVVVGLSGACSSCAISTTTVKLGVERILKAKLPWVTSVDGDIDTSIDFEASARLGTGGYVPISIRKS
- a CDS encoding inorganic diphosphatase, whose translation is MDPITAVIEIPRGSKNKYEVDHETGAVWLDRTLFTPMSYPLDYGYIDDTLGEDGDPLDILLLVDVPTFPGCHVKTRPVACFIMSDENGRDVKILGVPAKDVRYERYQKLDDIPTHIRDEVEHFFGHYKDLEPGKSVTIEGWRDLGQAQDEIAASFKRYEH
- a CDS encoding MFS transporter, with product MPTKRLPSLLLAVVAGVGVANTYYLQPLLHVVSVSLHLSGGNAGFLITVTQAGFVVGLAVLLPLGDRFDRRFLIVLTLLLAGIFDLGAGLVTGTIPLGASLIGVGIFSVVAQLAVTYVAAAAPIETRSSEIAKVMAGLLAGIVLARTYSGALSDLAGYHSVFLVAAGASVVLAIIVWVRLPVEEPKHPLTVVAMWRDGINLLRSEPILRLRSFLGMLSFGSFSIFWTTMAFALSAHPYHLSSGLIGLFGFAGLAGVLSARAVGALADRGHTALTTVASFGLIALSYFAFYLTHDSLMIFIVLTATLDAGIQGAQLSNQSLIYQLAPGAQGRITMVYMVFYFVGGVLGSSLASVLYGIGGWGAVTIAGTIAGVLGLVVWGVLATRERRWVSAIDHGDGAIQARQECD
- a CDS encoding RDD family protein — translated: MTKQVPVEQLATIGRRIEAFVFDAIVVFFGSLILQLLLGGMGGLENPIFSVVRLQMGVVVYTINIILIVAYFVALRALLGGQTLGARAAHVRVVAVEGYELDPVNAFIRLVVAFVSLVVIFLGYLPALFDPERRTLQDRIAHTIVVRESIGGPGTAGE
- a CDS encoding GNAT family N-acetyltransferase, which gives rise to MGRDRLSGFTFVPPGIRDAGSLTGRSFTQDDAQLLYDGVIASQRELIPWMAWARGYQFDMAVAFARYNTVVKGAKVTEVSYVACDDQHPFLGSFGLHARLGPGELEIGYWVDSRSTRRGIGTQMAALLTEAAFTIQGIEAVEIHHDRANHASGGIPRRLGYQRIGSQEREPEAPGEKGVEMLWRMECDDWPTSPGAQLLTSIREGP
- the purE gene encoding 5-(carboxyamino)imidazole ribonucleotide mutase encodes the protein MGSDSDYPVMAQAIEICNSFSVSVEARVLSAHRTPHDMLAFASSAYEAGYRVIIAGAGGAAHLPGMVASATVLPVVGVPIRLASLEGLDSLLSIVQMPRGVPVATVGINNGANAGLLAIRILAIHNPALARAMNEYQATNAENSRNKVLPPTGE